The following are from one region of the Kineosporia corallincola genome:
- a CDS encoding substrate-binding domain-containing protein — protein sequence MDPINLDRRRLFVGSGLLGAGALLAACTSNEPEARAETTTVAAGGGSGNDEPGTEVVIGFSAPAADHGWIGAITTKAEEEAKQHTDVDFQAVEGSNDVNQQISQVETLISRKVDVLVILPFDGNALTEVGIRAMEAGIQVINLDRVFSSPRGARTWIGGDNYGMGAAAGYYLAQQLTAKGVKDPVIAEVQGIADLPLTQDRSKGFEEALATAGFKVSNQVSAQFTVESGQQVTSNLLQAAPKLDALWNHDDDQGIGVLAAINQAGRDEFIMVGGAGSRDMMDLIKADSGVMKATVTYPPSMAASAVRLARLVGQRKGMSDLVELGVPASITLTSETVTKENVDSYLSLGFES from the coding sequence ATGGACCCGATCAACCTCGACCGCCGACGGCTCTTCGTCGGATCCGGTCTGCTCGGGGCGGGGGCGCTGCTGGCGGCCTGCACGAGCAACGAGCCGGAGGCCCGCGCGGAGACGACCACCGTGGCGGCCGGCGGCGGCAGCGGAAACGACGAGCCGGGCACCGAGGTGGTGATCGGCTTCAGCGCCCCGGCGGCCGACCACGGCTGGATCGGCGCGATCACCACCAAGGCCGAGGAGGAGGCGAAACAGCACACCGACGTCGACTTTCAGGCGGTCGAGGGCAGCAACGACGTGAATCAGCAGATCTCCCAGGTGGAGACGCTGATCAGCCGCAAGGTGGACGTGCTGGTGATCCTGCCGTTCGACGGAAACGCGCTGACCGAGGTGGGGATCCGGGCGATGGAGGCCGGCATCCAGGTGATCAACCTGGACCGGGTGTTCTCGTCACCCCGCGGCGCGCGCACCTGGATCGGCGGCGACAACTACGGAATGGGTGCCGCCGCGGGGTACTACCTCGCGCAGCAGCTCACCGCGAAGGGGGTGAAGGACCCGGTGATCGCCGAGGTGCAGGGCATCGCCGACCTGCCGCTCACCCAGGACCGCAGCAAGGGATTCGAAGAGGCCCTGGCGACAGCCGGTTTCAAGGTCTCCAACCAGGTGAGCGCGCAGTTCACGGTGGAGTCGGGGCAGCAGGTCACGAGCAACCTGCTCCAGGCGGCGCCGAAGCTGGACGCGCTCTGGAACCACGACGACGACCAGGGGATCGGCGTGCTGGCGGCGATCAACCAGGCCGGGCGCGACGAGTTCATCATGGTCGGCGGTGCCGGGTCACGGGACATGATGGACCTGATCAAGGCCGACTCCGGGGTGATGAAGGCGACCGTCACCTACCCGCCGAGCATGGCCGCGTCGGCGGTGAGACTGGCCCGGCTGGTGGGGCAGCGGAAGGGGATGAGCGACCTGGTCGAGCTCGGTGTGCCC
- a CDS encoding ABC transporter permease, whose amino-acid sequence MTLSVPVPVKPGVLARMRGAEIRNLGLLAVLAVLVVIGAVTSENFLTTDNLENILVSSSVIGVVTVGATFVIIGGGIDLSVGAIVALASVWATTLATQSYGPWMMALCALLVGAGAGLVNGLLIAYGRLVPFIVTLAMLVSARGLAARIADNRTQIVTEQPIKDLATTDVLGIPLLVVILALVAAAGWVLLNRTTFGRRVFAIGGNAEAARLAGIDVKRGTALIYLISGTCCGIAAIMILARTTTGSSTHGNLYELDAIAAVIIGGTLLSGGRGTLIGSILGVLVFTTITNIFILNNLATETQNIAKGLIIVAAVLLQRRANRENGS is encoded by the coding sequence ATGACCCTCTCGGTTCCGGTCCCGGTGAAACCGGGTGTGCTGGCCCGGATGCGTGGCGCCGAGATCCGCAATCTCGGCCTGCTGGCGGTGCTCGCCGTGCTGGTCGTGATCGGCGCTGTCACCAGCGAGAACTTCCTGACCACGGACAATCTGGAGAACATCCTGGTGAGTTCGTCGGTGATCGGCGTGGTCACCGTCGGCGCCACGTTCGTCATCATCGGCGGCGGCATCGACCTGTCGGTCGGCGCGATCGTGGCCCTGGCCTCGGTCTGGGCCACCACCCTGGCCACCCAGTCGTACGGGCCGTGGATGATGGCGCTGTGCGCCCTGCTGGTGGGGGCGGGGGCCGGGCTGGTGAACGGGCTGCTGATCGCCTACGGCCGGCTGGTGCCGTTCATCGTCACGCTGGCCATGCTGGTGTCGGCCCGGGGTCTGGCCGCCCGGATCGCCGACAACCGAACCCAGATCGTCACCGAGCAGCCGATCAAAGACCTGGCGACCACCGACGTCCTCGGGATTCCGCTGCTGGTGGTCATTCTCGCGCTGGTGGCGGCCGCCGGCTGGGTGCTGCTGAACCGCACCACGTTCGGCCGCCGGGTGTTCGCGATCGGTGGCAACGCCGAGGCCGCCCGGCTGGCCGGCATCGACGTGAAACGCGGCACCGCCCTGATCTACCTGATCTCCGGAACCTGTTGCGGGATCGCCGCGATCATGATCCTGGCCCGCACCACCACCGGATCGAGCACCCACGGCAATCTCTACGAGCTCGACGCCATCGCCGCCGTCATCATCGGCGGCACCCTGCTCAGCGGTGGTCGCGGCACGCTGATCGGCTCGATCCTCGGGGTGCTGGTGTTCACCACGATCACCAACATCTTCATCCTCAACAACCTCGCGACCGAGACCCAGAACATCGCCAAGGGCCTGATCATCGTCGCGGCCGTGCTGTTGCAGCGCCGGGCGAACCGCGAGAACGGTTCCTAG